The stretch of DNA ATTTCGGGCGTGTCGCGGCCTGGTTGCCGATAGTCGCTACGCTCGTCGAACTACCAGTTGCAAAAGGGCAGTAGCCGCGGCAACCATAAGCACTGTTCGTCGCCAACATTCTGGGCGCGTTCTACCGCAACCCTCTACCATCGACTCTTCACTTCACCCTCTAAGAACGAGCGGCTTGGTCGGCCGGCCGGCCAATCGATGATACGCTCCTCCCGGACGGGCGAAGTCGACGAAGAAAATCGAATCGGCGTTTCCACATTGTAACCGGAGGAGCCTGGTGGTGGATCGCGTGCGATGGTACCATTCGATCTCCTCTCAGGCGGGGAAAAGAACAGGTAGGCATCGTACCGCTCGCGTACCATCGCCGGCATGTACCTTTCGTGATTTAATAGCTGAAGGCATACCTTCGGTAGCGACGATGGGCGGATGCCGGCGCTATCGCCTCCTGACATTTTCCGCGTCCCACAGGATTTCTATGGAAACAGAATGATCAAACAGTGCGCGATGACGACGAGAAAAATGCACAATTTcgttcaataaaatttctgctgaaagaatattatattatttttctatcaagCTTCTAAGATCtaaagtattaattatcaaatttataaatagctCTGTTGTAATTGCGTAAGAATAGCTTTGAATTACTTTTGTGCATTTGTCAAATGAGATGCAATGCATGaacatacaaataataaatgaactTACCATTTGAAGCATAATATATGTAGATATAATTGCATTAGGATTGGATCGGATATATTGGATAATGAACATTgatgtatcatatatttttaacgttattaagattttgaaatacaacgcttaaattaaaaatctaatatatttaattaaaagtcatCTACATCGATCTTACATTTTAATGTGCGCTAGTAatgtaactaaaaaaatacaataatattattaaaatatattaaactatattattaatatcaacaataatatttattacagatctcaagtaaaaaaatagtagTTTACTTATATACTATGTGTAATAGACGATgcttatattcttttaataaatattatctttgtaTTTTCTACACTTTTTgtgctaaaataaatatttataaaaatgtttcacaaatataaatatatatatttgaatatatatatatatctatcaaTGTACGTTAGCTTGTAGTTGATCTTGATTTGTAAAATTCTGATTCTCGTTTGAAGATTCTAGTAAACCATCGTCCTCATAGTTGGATAAAGTAtcaaatactaaaataattgtttacataataaaacattgttttgtaattatcGTTATACGTgttactaataataaatacattttaaacgtACCCATATCTCGAGAGAACGGTTTGATgtacaaaatcattaataagCCAGATACCGCAGATGCGCCACAAACATATGTAAGAATGTCTCTGTAGTAATTACCATAATCGGATGAAAAGTATCTGAAAAACAAGTACAGTCACAGCAAGACTTCTTTCTTATCTTATCATTTCCCAAATAACATAAAGCCGAAAGAATTCAAttccaattatttatatatatatatatatatatatatataaaatgtgtatataaaatatttctactcACTTTGCCAGATATTGAATGAGCATAACCACTAAACCATTACTAAGTTTATCTGTAAAACTCATAACTCCATAGGCAAAAGCACCGCTCTCAGTATTTTTCCCTATTAAATCTGAAGTGACACCGAGACTAGTCACTAACATTATTGCACCAGCAAAACCTggaatattgcaaattaagaCTCCTGCTTTCTCacgattatgataaataatgacattaaagagaaatattaataaaattccagttcttaaaatattgcattaataaatatgaatataattaatcgaTTTACATACATTCTATATTTCCAGAAAAAAATCGTGATGATTTGTTATGatagtgaataaaaatttgcaactatatttattaatctataaacttctattatgtcaaattcaaattctattgcaaattataaattgtgtaaaataaactttaatttagcaaattatttttgttgcctaaatttataagattttccATTGtgttatgtttattaaatcaaaatcatACCTTACCTAACAAAATGGCTACTGCATAGATttcatatttgatatatacatCATCTTTGCCAAATTTTATCCATATACAAGCGCATATCGCGAACAAAGCACCAATGGAATACGCAATTTTTCGACCCCATTTCGTATTAAGTCTTTCTATGATTAAAGACATCAAGAAGCtactaatatatattgtcAATGGTATGTAAGCCAGGGAAGTTGCAGGCATTTTCAACGACTGATGTAAGTATAGAGGCATATAAATCTGACACAAATTGATGAATAACCGTGTAACCATGTACACACAAGCTACTTGATACAATTTGGCATCTTTCAATAACATAAATGTTGTCCTGGCGTTTCTATCCGAGAGAttacctaaaaaaaaattgttacaaaatgTGACAACTTATAAAgctgaataatataaatgttgcaagattgaaaaattcatATGATTCCATTACCTGCAGCACTATTGCTTCCTTCTTTAACAACAAtgtgaaatataatagatGCTACAAGTCCAGTTAACACTCCAATTAGAACAACTTTCTGAAATTTGTGAATGTCATCAGGTCCAATCTGAGCGTCATATTGATCGCTCGTTATATGTAGTATACCCCACATGATGCAGTAGACAAGAATATTGGAAAAGACGGTAAATGTAAATCTATCAAAGAATATGATAGAAATAAAGActcaattttattcatacacacttgttcaatatttattaaacaaatgtgCCATCGCTTTAATcacttttttcataattaccTTATAGCAATAAGCTCAGTCCTTTCATGTTCAGCAGGTGTAAGCTCTGGAACCAAAGCTAAATGCGATATTTGCACCGCTGCCCAACCgaattggaaaattattacgaAAGCAGCATAATAAACTAATTGTGCCCACTGATGCGCATTTTCACAGCCAATAcattgtgaaaatataaatggaaATCCTAGTAGTACGCAAACAGTGCCTGCAAAGCAAACATAGTGATCACAACACGAAAGCTTTGAACGATACTTCACATTTCAGTAAGTAATACCTAATAAATGCCAAGTTTTCCTCCTGCCATATCTACATAGCCAGAAATTATCACTTCTGTCAGATTGCAAACCAACGAATGGAGTGACCAAACCATCTGCTACTTGACCGATGAGCAACACAACACCAGCCAAAGTTGGATCAAATCCAAGCACCAAGTGAAAGAATACTAGCAGATACGTGAACCACATAGAAGCACATATGTCATTAAGCACATGGCCGGTGCCGTAGGCCAGCTTCAAGTAAACAGGTAATTTCCGTATTATCTCCGTATAATCGTCCGATCTGCTCACACCGGGCTCCATCGTGAAAAGAATCTTCACTATGCATAAACTCCTCTCGCGAAAGATGAAATTGATATGTAAAACAAGTGTTACACTATGACATTAGTGATACAAACATGTACCGATCATGTACAGATCATCCTATGGAATGATGAAATAAAGTCAACCATCACTCTGCTTTCTTTCTCTGACTCACTTATGATTCATCAACGAAATATCCTTTCATCTGTCATTAAATTACATCGTTTGTCTTAAAGAATAAGTCCAAATCCAGAATGGAAGGAGAAACACACATCTATTCTAACCTGTCAATCTGTCAACCACTTCTTCGTATGACACGTCGTGTCTTCTTCTTTAAAATGACCAGCGCCGAATGGGTGTATTATGTATCACTTGCCTGCCCCATATCCACGGTCTACTGCTGTCTGCTTGTCTCATTATCGTGGACGTTATCACGTGTCATTCTGTCATTTTGATATGCACCTTCTATGCCAGTGACgccagatttgagacgcaaGTAGCATGAGAAAGGGAATATCGCACACATGCGCAAGCCACATGTGAGCTCCGCGCTACGGCTATTACGGCTAGTTCGAACACTAGAAAAGAGCAGAAATACTATTTCTGTCTCCTTTCTTACGCCGCCATTTctgttaacaatttattaaaatccatTTTAAATAGAGCATTTCTGGCTGTTTCAGCgggtaatttaaatttttctatgtgCTTCTGAGCTACTTTTGACAGTGTTAGGATGCTTGTAAAATACTTAAcaattaaaacgttttttgtaaaatttttggaaagttttttgttacaaaatttaaaatacaaatttaaaacatttaaaattgttaaaaaaattaaaaaacgtcATTTTTAGGACGCTTTTAAGACGTCTTAAAGATGTCTTTTTAAGACGTTTTAAGGACATTTTTAGGTCGTTTTTAGACGcccttatatttattatatatataatatatgtataatgttatatagaaTCTATACTGCCAATCAGCTGCCGACAagtgcattaaaataaatgcacacaattttagaaacagattacaataaaaaaaataaattatatatagaaattagaaacaaaGACATTA from Linepithema humile isolate Giens D197 chromosome 2, Lhum_UNIL_v1.0, whole genome shotgun sequence encodes:
- the LOC105674794 gene encoding major facilitator superfamily domain-containing protein 12-like; the protein is MEPGVSRSDDYTEIIRKLPVYLKLAYGTGHVLNDICASMWFTYLLVFFHLVLGFDPTLAGVVLLIGQVADGLVTPFVGLQSDRSDNFWLCRYGRRKTWHLLGTVCVLLGFPFIFSQCIGCENAHQWAQLVYYAAFVIIFQFGWAAVQISHLALVPELTPAEHERTELIAIRFTFTVFSNILVYCIMWGILHITSDQYDAQIGPDDIHKFQKVVLIGVLTGLVASIIFHIVVKEGSNSAAGNLSDRNARTTFMLLKDAKLYQVACVYMVTRLFINLCQIYMPLYLHQSLKMPATSLAYIPLTIYISSFLMSLIIERLNTKWGRKIAYSIGALFAICACIWIKFGKDDVYIKYEIYAVAILLGFAGAIMLVTSLGVTSDLIGKNTESGAFAYGVMSFTDKLSNGLVVMLIQYLAKYFSSDYGNYYRDILTYVCGASAVSGLLMILYIKPFSRDMVFDTLSNYEDDGLLESSNENQNFTNQDQLQANVH